Below is a window of Ornithodoros turicata isolate Travis chromosome 7, ASM3712646v1, whole genome shotgun sequence DNA.
GCGTTTGTTACTCAGTTAGCACGTTCCTAGTGTTGACACCTGGCGAATGGCAGCTATGTAGACAGATAAGATCAGAACGAGAAAAATGCGATTTCTTCTACGGTCTGGTAGTCATGCTGATCCGAGTTAAGGAGCCCCACTCATCGTAACAAATAACACTTTAGAGCATATATTTCAGGTATGTCCCTGGGCTAGTGGCAAAGCGCTCGGAGGAGGCAGTGTTATCAACTTTATGATTTACATTCGCGGCAACTCCGAAGACTACGACCGCTGGGAAGAGCTAGGTGCAACCGGATGGTCATACAAGGACGTGTTGCCATTCTTCAAGGACATAGAAAACTTCATGATCCCAGAATACGTCAACAACGGTAAGTGAGCACTACCATCATAATCCTTTTCATAATATTGATAATCTCTGGAGTCAACTGATCACGAGACACATCACAGTGGTCAGTCTGTGGATCGATTTTGTCTTTCGTAACAGTTCTTCAACGAGTGCAAAGATACTCAGCACACGACAAACCATATTTAACGTCCCACGTGGTAGTTGCGGttgctgccgtcctcggccATGTGGGCACGCAACCTTGCGGCCAGCAGGCGGCGACGTTACCAAATCATCCACCGAGGCAGAatcaccatcgtcatcatcgtcatttCAAATTGAATTGCTGATAATTTTAAGCAATGGGACATCAAGAAGCATCACCGATGGTAAAGAACGAGGAAGTAAAAGAAAACGACGGTGCCCCGTCTCCGGTAACACCTCTCCCCAATCCATACGTGGTGATGGCATATTCCACGTTgaaactgggaggtgacccgggttccaACCCCGgcgccggctatgctgtctgagtGTTTTCTCTGGGGTTTCGTCAGAAGGttcaagacaaatgtcggcacagttctctgtgaagtgggcccaggacgcacgatcccacTGAGCAATATGCAgacaggcagatcgctcggaaatagcacgctaccaccgccgccatccaaCGGCAGTGATACTGGGCTTCCAAAATCCAACCTGTGGCGAAGAATTGTAAAAATGTACGAGGGTGCAAACCCTTGAAAATAAGACCCCTGCGAATTAGTTTGTACTGGACCAACTCAGCTTGTATGTTCTCTATCGTGTGTACTGTCACCAAGTAGGTAGCCTACATAGGGAGGTAGACCCCTTTACACGCACTCCGAGTCTAATATGACGGATCTAATTAATTATGTTTGGGTGATGAGCGTGTGTAGTGGGTACGGATTATCATTGAGCGAACGTCTGCATGGCCGTATAACCTACAGTCTCTTAAGACAGTATTCATGCTACACTCATAGCATTTTTTCATGCGCTGCCGTTAAATAACGGGACCAACCTGGACTACATAAATATTTGGGGCTCACATCATGTAGAGATCACGTCGCGTCCCAAAAGCCCAAAACATTGGCACAAATCCCAACGAAAGTTTAGAAAACATCAGAGCGACATACTTCTTGCAAGCTCGTGTGGCTCTCTAGTTAGCGTGCTGggcatgtcacgtcgagactgcgaGGTACCCGGGTGAATCCCGGTgctgactgtgctgtctggggtttttcctgggatttcctcagatgctgtcagacatatgtatgtcggcacagttccgttagaagtcggtacaggacgcacattcccccagagcgttagtcatTACGTTGCCCAtctccgtgaggccgacaacggttaGCTCTTCAATCAGCTCCAGCACCACCCAATACTCCTTGATCGGAGCGACACCAGCAGGGCACAGAGGTGAACACAACTACTGAGAGACGCACGGGATACCCAGCCAAACGTCTGTAAATCTGTCAGTTCCCGTTTGCTGCAAGGGCGTCACTCCGATGACGATATACGCCCATcgtggtgttccgtaaacttttgtcgcgACCTGTACACATAggtcggcgcaatcatgatcgcaatgccttatcaaagcctggtgatcgcgatcatgagtgcgatcacgaagcactgCCACGACTGCCGCAATCATGATCGCGCCGACCTATGCCTGTACAAGACAGGGTCTACCTGACATGTAGGTACGCGGCATTGCACATGCTGACTGATCTAAGATAGGAACATGTTGCGCATGTTCTTATCGAATGTACTAAGCTAATACACGAAGAAAACATTCTCTCGTCCTACTTCATCATAACACCATATCATATGTCACCATATTTTTGCAACATAAAATACGTGCGTCTGATTTTGTGTCCGCTTGCTCCTGCATGTTCCTGGATGCTGCAATGTTAATATGTGGGCTATACGAAACCGAGACTGTTAGGAGGTGATGGATTGTTCAGTGAACTATACTTTGCTCACTTCTACTGGATTCTCACATTACTCATctaacatcccacacataaTGGTTGAGGACACTGCATTTCAGCGGCGAACCACCCCATATCGTCGTCACCACCGTGTGTTCGTTGGTGTTCTGTGAAAGCATCTTAGGGAGGGAGTGACATATCGCCCCGAAATGAGTGAAAAGACTAACCATCAGTGATCAAAAGTGTCCGTCTCTGATTATAGTGCATTTTATCAACAGGTTATCACAGCACAGAGGGGAACGTTCCTGTTACAATGAATTCGTTCCAGTCCTTACTGAGCGAAAAGTTCTTGGAAGCCTGCGCACAGAAAGGATATAAACGGATCGATTACAATGGAGCCACTCAGGAAGGTATCACAGCATCTTTTCACTTCTCGCCGCATAGTCCGAGCTTCAGTATtcgtaaaaataaataaaacatagTAGACAGTGAATTGGTTAGTAGCTCTAACCTCCAGCGTGACCAGTCTTGGATTCGTTCATGCAACCCGCGCAGCCCGAGAGTCGGAGTCGTGATTTTGGGAGACTCATCctacgtcatcgactccagcGGCCTACATTGAGAAGAGGGAAGTTGGAGGTCGACTCTGGAGCATCAACCTGCGTTGAATCCTCGAATATTAGAATCGAAGTCACTGCCACATGTATCACGTCACGATAGCTGCGCCACGGTATCGCGAACCAAGTGTCCAATGCTCGAGTCCGATAGACTAACACAACCCAAAATGCTGGTTGTCTCACGTGGCTGGAGCGTTTTTGCGCACGCTCCCCTTCTCATAATTAATAATGATGGGGAATAGATTTCAAAAATGAATCCGGCCACAACtaaacctctgtatgcaatacggGCATAAGTCGGGCTCATTTCCATTCAGTGTAGCCCAAGTTTCATCGGCCCACGCAACGTAGGCAGGTCAGAAATGGCGGTTCACCGCTCTGGGAGTGTTCCACTGCATCTTTTTTTGCAAAGGTGAACGTCACCCACGTGCGCTGAAACCTGCAGTTGCAGGTCCCAGGCATAAACACTTGGATCTTGCACTGCTGTACAGCTCTAACGCTCTGTTGCTTCCTCAGGCTATTCCCATGTCCAGAACAATATTTTTAACGGACGACGTGTGAGTGCAAGCAAGGCCTGGATTCTACCTATCATTGACGAAAGGCCGAACCTTCACATCACATTGAACAGCTTCGCAACGAAAGTAAGCATACTCGGTCATTTGGAGCAAGTGCAATattactcttaaaaatgaacttcacctcatagcacgctcctagccagccatcatcccgagtgacatcgctcATAGCCAGAGGTGGGCAtttgtcctcactagcctcgccctcacctcaattttctgagagaaaaattttcctcacctcacctcaaaatttttcttacaatttttcctcacctcacctcaattttttattgaaaatttttcctcacctcaaaaatgtttttcaaatttttcctcacctcacctcatctcaaaattgttttgaaaatttttcctcacctcacctcaattttttttcgaaattttccacacatcacctcacctcattttttaaagctatttgtgtattggatgtgaagattgtgtattcgatgcgcgttggctttgagtgactaCCAATGTAGATGCATATACCTCAAGCGTGAGGgcatacagggtgcggcacgaaacgtgtcatttgaccattataagaaaacggcttaacggaaaaatatggggtaaacaactttcttccggacatttagtttgtcaccaaatacaaatagtttcatcaatttgccattgaGATACATTTTCAAAATTTAACTCATtaaattgcttagtcaatgtaaccttctttttttttttttttccttcttcttcttcttgctggaggatttggcctagtcaatcacaaaaaacgcttcgtggaacgattgttataccaataaaagttgcgcggaaattgaggttcaattgcgggtatgcgaatggcgcgcaaagtcgggcgtcagatcagcggcgagagaggggggcagtccccgcccagatgagagacagaagctgtggaaagaaggaaagatgtCCCGTGTACGCGTGGGAAAAGTTTTCTTAAAGTTTGCGTTCATAAATTTTCACCACAAAAAAATTTCCcatagttttcctcacctcacctaaaaaaatttcctcacctcacctcacctcaaaaaaattTTTGAAGAATTTCCTCAGTGAGGgaaccctcaccctcgcacgcccttgtgagggtgcccacctctgctcacacccctgatttttttaaaacgggaggcgtacgccttttctgtgacaattatgaacagcataaacgtaacagaaaaggcgtacgcctcccgttttcaacaaatcacggcagataacgatatgaatcgaaattatggttggctaggagcatgctatgcggtgaagttcatttctaagagtgtgagACTGGTATGTGGCAATGATCTGCTTCGTCTCGGCGTACAGGTCATGAAGGTAGTGATGCCACAGAGAACTGACTAGTACAGAGGCTTCCCTGTGTCCTTGCCTTGTAGAGCTGTAGGCTTCCTCTCATAAGTCCTTCGTAAAGTGTCTCGTTCATTCCTCATGTAATTCTCGTTAAGTACTCGTTACTCGTGTAATCCGTGTTTATAGATAATCCTGGATGGAAAGACTGCCGTTGGCGTTATGTTTGAAAAGGATGGGCAGCGTTACACCGTGAAAGCTAACCAAGAGGTTGTCCTGTCTGCTGGTGCATTGAGGTCGCCACAATTACTGATGGTGTCCGGCATCGGCCCAAGGAAACACCTCAAAAGCTTAAAGGTAGGTTGGAAAATGTTATTGAAAAAATAGACAAAaattgaaagaaaaagaaaaaaaaagagaaagccaACAGGCAAATTTGGTTGACGTGCGAGCTTCATGACATTTAGAATAGCGCAAATGTTGCAATTCTGCAGACATAGCCGACGGTATGCTTACATCTTTGAGGAACCAGAGACGTAGAGTCAACTTCAAGACACTATTACAAACGTAATCTATTCCATGCACAAAGTCGTATTCATGGTACCGAACACATGAAAattacttaaaggggcactaaaatgcaaaaacgacttgctctcaaatgaaagtccgtgtttcaattagtacagTACccgcaaaattagttcacacagcgtttagaagaaaaacgcagtgaaaacagagccgtctttggcggcaacgaatagTGTCCACGGGAAGCGACGATTggccaatgagacagcaggagaagcgcgcgcttaCACATCGTGGCCGTggggatttggaacgggtctgatcgtagtgttccgtatatgcgcggcatgatgcgcactgcttcatttttcaataccgactCGTTGTAACTTACAACAGCTCTCGCAGATGCTCCACTGACCACATTTATTTTCACGTCCTTTGGACAGCGATGCCAGTCgacttcgcaacgcgcactatgtttctCGCCGGgcctgctccatggcgtggcgcgcgcgtgcacgcgcagcatggactaaatataccgatgcacgagctgaaacgacatTCACTGCCTAGCGctgaagcaagaaagagtcccgtATATTTTTTATTGTAGCTTcataacggaatcaaagttttgaattatcataacaagtacgaaatgaACATAGCGTAGAACGTGATTTGAagtaaacttgtttttgcattttagtgcccctttaatatggTATTGCCTCTTCGCTGCAACGACGCATGCAGGTCAGACATTTCTCGTTGTAGTTACGCTAAGGGcttaaagcgacagtccggaCTTCCGGTGGATACTGTGATCGCGACTGCATTCGATTGTCCTCTACACGTATATCATCCCCGTAAAATAGCAACGGTGAAAACTTCCCCGTTTTAGAGAAAATGAATTAAATCCAATGGTTAACCcatatccggtttcggtttcttgGTGACGTCACTGCAAGACCACAGGACAACCATCGGCACTTGGTTGAGGCGCAGAGTGAGGTTTTCAAGTGAGATTTGACCAGTTGGTTTAATAACTCATGTTATAACGAAATGTGTAGTGTGTGACATCCGCTTTCCAGATGTTCCTGCGTAGCTCAGACCCGCCTGACAAATGTTTATGCTACGTAGGCCAAATCTGTGACAAGAACGAGGTCGACACTTAATAAACACTTACTTGTATCTTTAAAAAGGCATTTGCACTGAACCGACCTTTTTTCCAGGACGGTGAATACTAGCTATCCGCAACTGTTTTAGGGATTCGGTCTCCGCAAACCCGAAAAACGACACTCACGttgtgttttcgttttgttcTCACGATGCACTATGCCTCATCGGTCAACACCGTCACATATGCAGTAACGAGCCACTGCTAATAAAAAGCACGAATGCCATGCACATAGAAAGTACGGCAACCAGCAGCGCACAAAGCACAACACATAGCCCGCCAAGAGGAGCCGAGCCAGCCAAGCAGCTGGCGCGCCGACGCCACAACGGCCGGAAGAGAACGCTCCTGCCGTCACGACTGTtcgaagtagagccctgcacgggcacgggcccccgacctggcccgggcccgacctgacccgcgggccgagccgggcttgttattggctgtgtgctccgggccgtgCCGAGCCcaggccgacaaaatacgctagcacagcgggccgggccgggcccgggccgacaaatatgtttccgagagtcaggtccggccgggccacgcagctaattccacacaatggagatgcgtTAGTTCAtgtcatcatgcgcttgcgtcattcctgtgcatattttgcaaagacaagcaagggatactgcattaggcatatgattcgaccctctggAACATACTGAAatccactttacattgctcctcactcctcacgtatttcacaatcacttggcaaagcttggtgagaggggtatggactgggagaaggagtttgtcggcagcatcctctacctccgcaaaatcttgacagtgtaacgataaagcccatgcccgcgtacgttctggatttaatttggtctggtgcggttatggtgtaaaaccgccatcacttgtatgtttgtcttctctcctgataaatttactgataaatttgtttgataatcgccagaaacgcgtacgtcgcggctggaaatactatgccgggatctacttgccgggtcaccgggccgggccgggctctatttgcttggACTCCGGGCCGgaccgggctctagtcactgggtcatcGGGCCGAGCCGGGTCGGGCCTCATAAAAAAATGAAGGTCCGGGCCTGGGTCGAGCCGGGcaatttttcgatgcgcccgggccgggtcgggcccggaaaagtcggcccgtgcagggctctagttcgAAGTGCGGCTTTCAGTCTGGGTCAAGTGATGCAAGTTGAAAATTGCATTACAAATTCTCGGAGCCGAATATAAACgtaatattttgcatggcggcTCGGAACGATGTAaggaatcatctgataaggACTGTTTACTTCACATCTGGGGTCCAGATTGTCCCTTTAAAGAGCCTGTAGATgagatggtgttcctctacgCGAGTCCTGATCTGCGATGATGTAATGTCCTGGAGGGTGGGATGTGCTAGAGTGCTTCTCCACCTGTGTCCTCACTCGAGGACGTTGCCCATGGAACTCAGTGGCGTGTGCCATGCCGCATGTATCTAGTGGCGCGTCGTAGTCGTCCCTCCATCCCACTGTGCCGTATGACGTTGAGTGGTACCTGCTGTTATGCTACCTACTGACCATGTTATCGCACAGGTAGTCTCCGTTTGTGTAAAGGATGTGCTTGTTTCCTATAGATATAAGACTTCACATTGTCGAGCCAAAACGAGCCTAGCGTGGCATTACTTTGGCGTATTTTTACGACATTCCCtaaacacgcaaaaaaaaattgctatGATTTGCTTTGCGACGAGTTCCTCTGCGTGCTACGAGACAACATGAAAACAAGGCCTTTGGGCGCAAAAAATGAAGTGAGGTAGAACGATTACTAGCGATTACAAAGTGTCAGAGACACCGCTTTTCATTGGTTTATTGATATACCAATGGGCTTCAATTTAGCTCGATTATTTACCGTGATGGTCTTTCATTACGCCGTGAGTGGTTCGTGTGCTTCTTAATATCACCATCCAtttacagggtgtcccagaaaacgtgtcattggattataataaaaaaactacgccacctagaatcatgtggtcaacagcatttgttcttattacgtttttgccacctcctaatgtgaatgtcatgtactccaagtttaattatgtaaatatttgcggactgaactcggaaatctgccaagtaaaggtcacctttttaccccagcaatatgaagagcgtgccgaattcactcaaattcataataattcacagcgatattcacgagctatcccatcggaaaaaatagccgaatatcatgcttttcggagcaccgggccatagcgcgcgatgactttttgagcgcaatcgctctcagtgcgacgaaaggaaggttccgaagccagcccacagagtgatagtagaaaaagtaacagttcctaaaattgggagagggaaagcattatcccagagAAAGttggacgtgataagccgtgcctgttttatctctttctgcgatgtcggggagggctgggttttcaacctcctttcgtcggactgacaaagattgctcagaaaaattcatcgtgcgctattctgtgcgacctccgtagagcatgatgttcggctattttttccgatgggatagctcctgagtatccctgtcaattatcattaatttgactaaattagacgcgctcttcacattggtggggtaaaaaagtggcctttactaggcaaatttccgacttaaactcgcaaaaatttacataattaaacttgcgttacacgacattcacataaggaggtggcaaaaactcagtaagaacaaatgccattgaccgcatgactctaggtggtgtagtttttttatcataattcaatggcacgttttctggggcaccctgtatactttggttcccgagaaacatgtatttttgtgtaaaaaaaaactaaaagaaaCATGGGGTTCAGCTGTTGACCCTCGAGAAATTACAAGCCCCACAACCCATACGCTTCTGACATCTGCGCCATATATGGAGCGTTTCGTAACGCTAATAAGGCGCATGTGCGCAAGTAGAGGGGCGGGAGGACACCGCGGCTCATACGCGTATTGGGCGGAACGCTGTGGTGAACCTGTAAACTGTGTGAAGGCATTgacctgcactgttaaaacagaacttcaccacatagcacgctcatagccaaccatcattccgaatgatatcattctgtttATTGgttcgttgaaaatgggaggaggcgcctatctggaacacattatcttgtcccagatatgcgcctcccccctgttttgaacaaatcaggacacagaatgatattattcggaatgatggttggctaggagcgtgctatgtggtgaagttctggtttAACAGTGTGGATGAACTAAACGACTCCGCGGGTCGTTCTGAACTGCTTGTGGGGCCTGCCGCTACTCGTCTGAGCAGTTGCTCGTCCTCAGCGCATGCGCGCAAGGGAAAGGGCGAGAGGCGCGGGGAGAGCCAGCGGCCTTGGACGCCGTGTGAACCACTTTGAGCAAGTAAACTATATGAACGACGAACGCTCAACAAGGGTGACAGTCGTTCAGAACTGTTTGTTTGCGCTGAGATCGTTCTGAACTGCTCCTCAAAGTTGTGAACTGCTCGCGCCGTTCTGCTCTGACTTCTGGGCAGCTCGTGGCTGGCACGCCGTGGGGCGGGCACGCTATACTCGCGGCACTGCAAGCCTCACAATTTTTCTCCACAACGCTACACGTTGTACTTTTTATTTGAACTCACTCATGTATTGTCAAGTGAGCACGTGCGTCATTGTTTAGAGTGATATCTGAAGTGTAATGCGCGTGATGCGAAGTGTAATGACAGGCAGTAGGTATCAGTGAGCTCGCTTGTAGGCACTGCGAAACAACATGGGTGGATTGAGTTGAAACTGCAGTTACACTCTGTCGCTGTCCTATGTTCTCAAGCTCGCAGCATGCAGACATATGTGATAAGAAAAACGTGATCATAACAGTGAACAACGACGGCACCTTGCATTACTGTTGATCTGTGCATTACTTTTCTCGTTAAAAGAACCTACTGCCCACGTGACAaccgacgtcaaaatgacgtttcctaTGTTGATGTGTTCGAGCCTTTGGATAACCACATTGCAAGCTCTCTTGGTCGAGCCATTTTCTGGTCCTGTGACGTCTCTGTATCACGGGATACTGTGAAATCGCGAACAAGTGAACGAATGAACTACTCCTTTAAACCGTttagtgaagtgaagtgaactGAATGAATACGAAATGAATTAGTGCGTCAAAGCGAACTGACTTGCACATCACTGCTCGAGATTATTTTGAAACATTCTTATCCTGTTTGCATATCACATGTGCTTAGTGTGGTTAGATAACGGGCTTAGATCGTCCTCATCGCAGTATAGCAGATCTTTCAATGTTCGCGCCGCAGCTGCACGAGGCAAAACCAGTATGACGCCGTCGTCGACCACAGTTTCATCGGTGCACATGTATAGCACAAAGTAAACGAGATGGCAGCATCCACTGCCCACTGTTGCGAGACGTGTAGCTTTCTTTCCGCCAATGACATTTCCGGTGCATTGTGAGATAAAAAAGTTTGCTCTATGTTGTATCATATGATAGTGAGCAACAACATTCCGTAAAAGTTATGCATTTTGGTAAATTTCTTAGATTCCGGTCATAGCTGACCTACCAGTAGGGGAAAACCTTATGGACCACGTTACTGTTGGAGGAGTCGCGGCCACCATGGGGGTTGACGCCGATTTGGGTGCCACAGATGTCTCCGCCGCCTTTGATTACGGGCTCAGGAGTACTGGTGAGATGGCTTTCTATGGCTATGGCTATGGCTTTCTATGGCTATGGCTATGGCTTTCTATGTCTATCCCAATCCGTCGTGTTTTTGTTGGCGCTTCGTCACACTGAGTCATATTTCGCGTTAAGTCATGTCCCAAAGATGGCGATGCAGGACGAATTGGAACCTCGAGGTGATGTCAGTATAGCTCCACCCTGTGCTTTGAGGGGTATCCATGTTCTTTCTCTGAATCTTCGCCCTGCATCAACTATGGAGAGGCAAGATGTCTCTACTGCACAAAAACGTCCGGTGACATATCTGCTCCTTAGTTGCCTCACATTAACGTACAACCTTCCAGCCAAGTTCTTTGATTCAGTATCGAGAAATCTTTAGAAATAAGCTGGAACTAGAAGAACTAGAGCTAGAAAAAAGCTAGAAGCTAGATGTGGACAGACTCTCATtatatgtaaaaaaatacaGGAACTAAATTGCCTTAACCGCATATTCACGTACGAGATCGCCTGCCTTTCACGAAAGCTTGGAGCTGTTGGTTTTGGTTGGTGATGATGCTATTGCCGTGAAGTCTGCTTGAATTTGGAACGGTATTAGTCGCACCTTATTCGGGGTACGCGCTTGTGTTCCGCTAGACTTAGGCCATCCAGTCGACACCTGTCTAGTTTCTATTTTCCCTGaacgcgatgacactttgaggacgtcctgaggatcgcgagtgttctAGGGGGCGACAGTTATCTTTCTCTTTGGGTAGGTCGGGTTCCTGTAAAGCTTTTTCCTACTGGCCGCAGATACTCGAAACGCGTATATTAATCGTGCACGTACATCCTGCCCACGCAGGTCCATACACTGTCGGAGGAGCAGTAGAATCCATCCTCTTCCCGCGGACTCAATATGGCGCCACTCCCGGTCACGCGGATGTGGAGTTGGCTATGCTTTCGGTTAGAGGGACCATACCAGAGGCCAAGAGACTGTACATGGACCTTGGACTCCCGGAACAGGTACGCTGGATACAGTGGAGGTGCAAAGGGGTATCGAACGTTGTAGTGCTCATCACGGGAGACATGGACAACAAGGGCGTCGGAGCGTGGGAGCAGGGGGGTGGAGGGCATCCGGCCCCGCCTGTACGCACTCTGTAAGGACACCGCAGCATAGAGGTGAGGCAGTGCGTCTCGAATTTTCACAGCGACAGCTATATACGAGGAGTTGCTATAGCTATATACGCGCAGTGAGTTACGGAAGAAGCGCACTGCGCAGGCGGCACTGATGCGCCCTTGGGTATAACGTGATATTTATTGATGCAGGTGGTGGGAGTGAAAAGCACAGGGTATCAGGCGTTTCGCATGCTT
It encodes the following:
- the LOC135400533 gene encoding oxygen-dependent choline dehydrogenase-like; this encodes MVDKVCPWASGKALGGGSVINFMIYIRGNSEDYDRWEELGATGWSYKDVLPFFKDIENFMIPEYVNNGYHSTEGNVPVTMNSFQSLLSEKFLEACAQKGYKRIDYNGATQEGYSHVQNNIFNGRRVSASKAWILPIIDERPNLHITLNSFATKIILDGKTAVGVMFEKDGQRYTVKANQEVVLSAGALRSPQLLMVSGIGPRKHLKSLKIPVIADLPVGENLMDHVTVGG